The Candidatus Methylacidiphilales bacterium DNA segment TTTTGCTCGGCCTTACCGGATTGTGCGCACGCATCATGCAGTGCGCCGAATTCCCACTGACATGTATCATCGCTGGCTTTACCAGAGAGTCGTCAACGCAAACATCTTTGTCAGCGAGGCGGCGAGGAATATCTGTTGCGCGGAATCCACAGCATGGACGAATTCTTATGTCATTGAAAAATGGGGTTGACCTTGAGCACTTCAGACCACGCCCCCCTGACCACTCCCTAGCCGCCAGTCTGGGGATTGACCCAGACTCGCTTTGCATCGGGAGTTGCGCAGGCACAGGTGCTTACAAACGCATTGATCTCATGATCGAGGCTGCACGACGTTTGCAGCCTGGCCGTCCTGTGACAATCATCGTCCTCGGTAATGCAGTATCTGGAAAAGCTTATGAAGAGCGCGCCCAGCGGGCAGGCTTAGACCGTTTTATCTACGCCGGTTTCCATCAAGACGTCAGGCCTTATGTATCACTCTTTCACGTGGGCTTCATTCTCAGCGATCGCATCGAGACAATCTCCTATGCAGCGCGTGAGATGATGGCTATGGGTAGACCTCTCATCTCTAGCTCCTTTTCAGGACTAAAGGATAATGTCCGCGACGGAGTTGACGGTTGGTTGGTGCGCCCGGGCAACGTAAAGGACATTGTCCACGTGCTCGAACGCCTTCGCAAAATGCCGCCTCAGGAGCTACACGGCTTCGGCTTGCGTGCCCGTCAAGCCGCCGAAGAGCGTTTTGACATGCGTCAGCAGCTTCGCAAGCACGCCGACCTTTATACAAGCTTAGTTGAGGGGACATCGCAGCGTGATGTAGATTGGGGAGACTCACGAACGACAAGCCCTGTGGCAGCGAAGTTATTTTAATTGGAAAATTAGGGAAATTCGCCTTATCAGTTTACCTTGCGGCCTAAAAATTATCATTCTGTGCACATAGAGGCATCTATAGACTCTTTCTCCCCCCATGTTATCTAGCAATTATAGAGCAAGACAGTTTTTATAGAAAATGGTTATTTTAACCACGTAGCCACAATAAAATTACAGCGCACTTTTTGTCATCTTAACTATCGTTATAGAGCACGTCACTCCAACATTGGCTCTAGCTCACACTAAACAATTCAATTCTATATAGAAAAACCTCTTCTTCAAACACTCTACTGATAGATCTGCTGATTTTATTAACAGAACCGCTTTTTAATTTATTCAATTAATTCGGATTTTCATAAGATTATATTAATATAAATTAATTTAATTTATATAGCTTATTTGCTCGGTTGTTATACCCAAAATTTCTCCATCCCGATCGGTGCTTTTGGAATAGGGGGCAGTAGACACTCCATTTCAAAAACGAGTCGGCGGGTATAGGCTGCCGATGACTTAGTAGAGTTTGTGAATGGTTATTGGTGTAGAGATTAAAATTGTCTTGATTAAGATTTTTATTTGTTAGATAAATTCTTTCCTAAGTGAGCCTATGAATGACTATATCACAGAATATACATATACAATCATCGGAGCAGTAGGGTGTTTATTGTTAGCGGGAATTTTGCTGGCCTTAGGGCGAGGATTGAGGCGTGTAAGGGCGTTGCATGCTGATGGGTTGAATAAGATGGAGGACGGCATAGAGAGGTTGGAGAGGTGCGTAGATAATTTGTGTGAGGAAGTGAGAGAGTTGAAGTTCGAGATGCAAACTTTGAACAGGGAAAAAGTGGAGACGTTAAATAGGGATGTATTCAATTTGGCTAAGTCAGGTGCTGAGATACAGCAGCAGATGGCGGAGGCTTTGGAGAATACCAAGCAGTATATGGAGTATTTGAGAAATATTAAAGCGGTGCTAGAGGGAGAGTATTATTATGTATCGAAATTCGCGGATTGGCCTAAAGGGGTGCAGGAGACATTGCGGGAGGCAGCAGGGCAAGTGAAAAAGGGGATCGAGCAAGGAGTGGGCAAGTTAGAGACAGCGTGTAATCGGATTGAAGGAAGTATAGATGAGGTAACCGAGCGATTCGTGGCGGACCGCCGGTTGGAAGAATTGAAGACAGAGTTGTTGAAAGCGATCCAGTCGTTGGAGCGAAAGATTAGTGAGCCAATTGAGTTTTGATTTAATTTAGGCGAGCGAAGATGGAGATAGTCGCTTATCTGAAGTATTTACGGGGGGTGTTGAAGCGGGTGTTGTTGCGGACGGGGCTGAAGGATATTTTTAAGAAGAGAGGGCAACAAAAAGTAAGTTATTTCAACTACCAACTGCACGAAAGCTTGTTGCCGCGGTATCTGGAGTTGGTTAGCCGGTTGTTGGGCGATGGAGGTGAGAATCATTTATATATGGGTTTAGGGTTGATTATAGGAAAAAAGAAGTCCGGTCCACGAGGGGAGGGACAGAAGCTAGGGGCGCCTTTTGTATACGTGCCGGTGTATTTGAATGAGGAGGAAGAAGGGGTGAAAGCTGAGATATCTTGGGCTGAAGCAGAGGTGAATTATGATGTGTTGGATGTATTAATGGGCATAGAGGAACAGATGAATGAAGAGACGTTGAGGGAAGCAGGGATAGGGTTGATCAATCCAGTGCTGGAAAACATGCATCAGCGTGTGGAGGGGTTAACTGAACGGGTAGATCAATTGGTAAATAGTGCTGGGAAAGAGAGGTTGATGCGGGATGGGCGGGAATTGGAAGGGTTATTTATGGAGTATGTAGCTCCTATGATTGGTGGTCTGTATCGCGCACGCGGGCAGAGGGAAGACTTTGATTGGAGCCCAGATAATTATCATGCTAGGGAGAACTTAGAGCGTTTAAGAGCCCAGGAAGGAGTGAAATACTACCCACAAACATTTTTTTTCACTGCAAAACGGCCGAGTGAATTAACAACATACGATGACTTGGGGAAGATAATAGAGTTACATGAAGGACGACGAGCGCGGCTGAATCATCCTGTGTTGAATCGGATGATGCAGTGCGTAGATCCGGGTTACGCTGAAACAGGAGAAAAGGAAATTCGTCGGAAAGTGGAAGAAGAAGCAAGCGCGAGGGAGGTGGAGAAGGCAATAGCAAGGTTGCCCATACCTCTTTCGGAAGAGCAGCGTGAGGCGATACGGATGGCTTGGAGACAAAACGTCAGTTATATTCAGGGGCCTCCGGGGACAGGGAAGTCACATACAATCACTGGAATTATGTTATGTGGACTTTGGTTGAACCGTAAGGTTTTATTGGTATCGAGTAAGTCTGATGCAGTAAGAGTAGTGAGAGAGATGCTAGAGCGATATTTGAAGCCGACACGGATAGTATATGCGGCGTATGAGGCGAAGGATCGGTCCGAAATGTATGACTATTTAACAGGAGTAGCTGACAGGATAGGACGATGGGCAGATCGTGGGGACAGGAGGGCTTGGATAGAACGAAGGCGCGGGGAGTTGGAGGAGTATATAAATCAGATGGAGACGCTACAACGTAAGATTCGCAGGGAAGAAAATCTAATAATGAATTTTCTGGAGAGAGAGAGAAGATTTTATGAAACGAACAAAGATTTTGTGACTGAGCGGGATCGGTTG contains these protein-coding regions:
- a CDS encoding glycosyltransferase family 4 protein encodes the protein MSLKNGVDLEHFRPRPPDHSLAASLGIDPDSLCIGSCAGTGAYKRIDLMIEAARRLQPGRPVTIIVLGNAVSGKAYEERAQRAGLDRFIYAGFHQDVRPYVSLFHVGFILSDRIETISYAAREMMAMGRPLISSSFSGLKDNVRDGVDGWLVRPGNVKDIVHVLERLRKMPPQELHGFGLRARQAAEERFDMRQQLRKHADLYTSLVEGTSQRDVDWGDSRTTSPVAAKLF
- a CDS encoding glycosyltransferase family 4 protein is translated as MNAAAFPRLFACDFPAKPQKEPLAVLRSLMRFRELIRTWRPDIVHVNGVDIFQALWAFPFARPYRIVRTHHAVRRIPTDMYHRWLYQRVVNANIFVSEAARNICCAESTAWTNSYVIEKWG